In Arachis stenosperma cultivar V10309 chromosome 1, arast.V10309.gnm1.PFL2, whole genome shotgun sequence, one DNA window encodes the following:
- the LOC130961376 gene encoding F-box protein At5g50450-like → MRRPQHHPLRCCMQKNRTDKNIHHHPPMGGLPDDLVIFILSKLSSSVTSPLDFINVLLTCKRLNRLALDRLVLSKLGARAFAVKPKNWSDSTDRFLRRCVTAGNVEACYTLGMIRFYCLQKRKSGLSLMAKAAMNSHAPALYSLAVIQFNGSGTSKNDKDLRAGVALCTRASLLGHIDSLRELGYCLQDGYGARKNVAEGRRLLVEAHARELALVIREVTRSTTPSNSSMLTWLTRRLRNLACHSGSFLPLLEGYGGYSVAVQPVNWFMREWFESGRGRLGEGLRLCAHVGCGRPETRPHEFRRCSVCGKVNYCSRGCQALDWKLRHKTECSEFLPWVVVIENDGVGGVAAVVGGGNGDVVA, encoded by the exons ATGAGAAGGCCACAGCATCATCCACTAAGATGTTGTATGCAGAAAAACCGCACCGACAAAAACATCCACCACCACCCCCCCATGGGAGGGTTACCAGACGATCTCGTCATCTTCATCCTTTCTAAACTTAGTTCCTCGGTTACTTCTCCTTTGGATTTCATCAACGTTCTCTTGAC ATGCAAAAGATTGAACCGGTTAGCTCTCGATCGACTCGTGTTATCGAAACTCGGCGCCAGGGCCTTCGCTGTGAAACCAAAAAACTGGTCAGATTCCACTGACCGCTTCCTTCGCCGCTGCGTTACCGCCGGCAACGTCGAAGCCTGCTACACTCTCGGAATG ATCCGCTTTTACTGCTTGCAAAAGCGGAAGAGCGGGCTCTCGctgatggcgaaggcggcgatgAATTCTCATGCGCCGGCGCTTTACTCGCTGGCGGTGATACAGTTCAACGGCAGCGGCACCTCAAAGAATGACAAGGATCTCCGCGCCGGCGTGGCGCTATGCACGCGTGCTTCGCTCCTCGGCCACATCGACTCGCTCCGGGAGTTAGGCTACTGCCTCCAAGACGGTTACGGTGCGCGCAAGAACGTGGCCGAGGGGCGTCGGTTGCTGGTGGAAGCCCACGCGCGCGAGCTAGCGTTAGTCATACGCGAGGTCACTCGGTCCACCACCCCCTCAAACTCCTCTATGCTGACGTGGCTAACTCGACGGTTACGCAATCTTGCGTGCCATTCAGGGTCGTTTCTTCCGTTACTGGAGGGTTACGGTGGTTACAGCGTAGCTGTTCAACCGGTGAATTGGTTTATGAGGGAGTGGTTTGAGTCCGGTAGAGGGAGGTTGGGTGAGGGGCTGAGGTTGTGCGCGCACGTTGGCTGCGGGCGGCCGGAGACGCGGCCGCATGAGTTCCGGCGCTGTTCGGTTTGCGGGAAGGTGAACTACTGCTCACGGGGGTGCCAGGCGCTTGATTGGAAGCTGCGGCACAAGACGGAGTGCTCCGAGTTTTTACCGTGGGTGGTGGTGATAGAGAACGACGGTGTTGGTGGTGTTGCTGCAGTTGTTGGCGGAGGTAACGGTGACGTAGTGGCCTAG